From a region of the Castor canadensis chromosome 7, mCasCan1.hap1v2, whole genome shotgun sequence genome:
- the Supv3l1 gene encoding ATP-dependent RNA helicase SUPV3L1, mitochondrial isoform X1: MSFPRCALLWARLPASRRAGHRATVCSVLRAPVGPFPGPLGRAPALASSSASGGSKAPNTSLFVPLTVKPQGPSADGDVGAELTRPLDKNEVKKILDNFYKRKEIQKLGTDYGLDARLFHQAFISFRNYIMQSHSLDVDIHIVLNDICFSAAHVDDLFPFFLRHAKQIFPVLECKDDLRKISDLRIPPNWYPEARAIQRKIIFHSGPTNSGKTYHAIQKYLSAKSGVYCGPLKLLAHEIFEKTNTAGVPCDLVTGEERVTVELDGRQAAHVACTVEMCSVTTPYEVAVIDEIQMIRDPARGWAWTRALLGLCAEEVHLCGESAAIDLVTELLYTTGEEVEVKNYKRLTPISVLDHALESLDNLRPGDCIVCFSKNDIYSVSRQIEIRGLESAVIYGSLPPGTKLAQAKKFNDPNDPCKILVATDAIGMGLNLSIRRIIFYSLIKPTINEKGEKEIEPITTSQALQIAGRAGRFSSQFKEGEVTTMNYEDLSLLKEILNRPVDPIRAAGLHPTAEQIEMFAYHLPETTLSNLIDIFVDFSQVDGQYFVCNMDDFKFSAELIQHIPLSLRVRYVFCTAPINKKQPFVCSSLLQFARQYSRNEPLTFAWLRRYIKWPLLPPKNIKDLMDLEAVHDVLDLYLWLSYRFMDMFPDASLVRNLQKELDAIIQDGVHNITKLIKISETHKLLNLEGLPPGKQSCLSGTLKSQARRTRSTKSAGSKAAVPPDPHVGEISLASRLVQQGLLTPDMLKQLEKEWLTQQTEHSKERTESGVYSKGTRRKKKEPNSD; the protein is encoded by the exons ATGTCCTTTCCCCGGTGTGCCCTGTTGTGGGCTCGGCTCCCGGCGAGCCGCCGGGCAGGGCACCGGGCGACCGTCTGCTCTGTACTCCGTGCCCCCGTTGGGCCCTTTCCCGGGCCTCTGGGGCGCGCTCCTGCCCttgcctcctcctctgcctctggTGGCTCCAAAGCTCCAAACACGTCCTTGTTCGTGCCCCTAACTGTGAAACCGCAGGGCCCCAGCGCCGATGGTGATGTCGGCGCCGAGCTGACCCGGCCTCTGGACAAGA ATGAAGTAAAGAAGATCTTAGACAACTTTTATAAGAGGAAAGAAATTCAAAAACTGGGCACTGATTATGGACTTGATG CTCGTCTCTTTCACCAAGCTTTTATCAGCTTTAGGAATTATATTATGCAATCTCATTCCCTGGATGTGGACATTCACATTGTTTTGAATGACATTTGCTTCAGTGCAG CTCATGTGGatgatttatttccatttttcttgagACATGCCAAACAAATATTTCCTGTGTTGGAGTGTAAGGATGATCTACGCAAAATCAGTGACTTAAGAATACCACCTAACTG GTACCCAGAAGCCAGAGCCATACAAAGGAAGATAATATTCCATTCTGGCCCTACAAACAGTGGGAAGACTTACCATGCAATCCAGAAATACTTGTCAGCAAAGTCTGGAGTGTATTGTGGCCCTTTAAAATTACTGGCACATGAGATCTTCGAAAAGACTAATACTGCT GGTGTGCCATGTGACTTGGTGACAGGTGAAGAGAGGGTAACAGTTGAACTAGATGGAAGACAAGCTGCCCATGTTGCTTGCACTGTTGAGATGTGCAGTGTTACAACCCCTT ATGAAGTGGCCGTAATAGATGAAATTCAAATGATTAGAGACCCAGCTAGAGGATGGGCGTGGACCAGAGCACTTCTAG GACTCTGTGCtgaagaagtccatttgtgtggAGAATCTGCTGCTATTGACCTAGTCACTGAGCTTCTGTACACCactggggaggaggtggag GTTAAAAACTATAAGAGGCTTACCCCCATTTCTGTGCTGGATCATGCACTAGAATCTTTAGATAACCTTCGGCCTGGGGACTGCATTGTCTGTTTTAGCAAGAATGATATTTATTCTGTGAGTCGACAGATTGAAATTCGGGGATTGGAATCCGCTGTCATTTATGGCAGTCTCCCACCCG GGACCAAACTTGCTCaagcaaaaaaatttaatgatCCCAATGATCCATGCAAAATCCTGGTTGCTACAGATGCAATTGGCATGGGACTTAATTT gAGCATAAGGAGAATTATTTTTTACTCCCTTATAAAGCCTACTATCAATgaaaagggggagaaagaaaTAGAACCAATCACCACCTCTCAAGCCCTGCAGATTGCTGGCAGGGCTGGTCGATTCAGCTCACAGTTTAAAGAAGGAGAGGTTACAACGATGAATTATGAAGACCTCagtttattaaaagaaattttgaataGGCCTGTGGATCCTATAAGG GCAGCTGGTCTTCATCCAACTGCTGAGCAGATTGAAATGTTTGCCTACCATCTCCCTGAGACGACACTTTCTAATCTCATT GATATTTTTGTAGACTTTTCACAAGTTGATGGGCAATATTTTGTCTGCAATATGgatgattttaaattttctgcagAGTTGATCCAGCATATTCCATTAAGTCTGCGAGTGAGGTATGTGTTTTGCACAGCCCCTATCAACAAGAAGCAGCCTTTTGTCTGCTCCTCACTGTTACAG tTTGCCAGGCAGTACAGCAGGAATGAGCCCCTGACCTTTGCATGGTTACGCCGATACATCAAATGGCCTTTACTACCACCTAAGAATATTAAAGACCTAATGGATCTTGAAGCTGTCCATGATGTCTTGGATCTTTATCTGTGGCTAAG CTACCGGTTTATGGATATGTTTCCCGATGCCAGTCTTGTTCGAAACCTCCAGAAAGAACTAGATGCCATTATTCAAGATGGTGTGCACAACATCACCAAACTCATTAAAATTTCTGAGACACATAAGCTATTGAATTTGGAGGGCTTGCCACCAGGGAAGCAGTCATGTTTGTCAGGAACCTTAAAGAGCCAAGCAAGAAGGACACGCAGTACCAAAAGTGCAGGGAGTAAAGCTGCTGTGCCCCCTGACCCCCATGTTGGGGAGATATCCCTTGCTTCCAGGTTGGTGCAGCAGGGACTCCTCACTCCAGACATGCTGAAGCAGCTGGAGAAAGAATGGTTGACACAACAAACCGAACACAGCAAAGAAAGAACGGAGTCTGGGGTTTACTCAAAAGggacaagaagaaagaagaaggaaccCAATTCTGattag
- the Supv3l1 gene encoding ATP-dependent RNA helicase SUPV3L1, mitochondrial isoform X2 produces the protein MQSHSLDVDIHIVLNDICFSAAHVDDLFPFFLRHAKQIFPVLECKDDLRKISDLRIPPNWYPEARAIQRKIIFHSGPTNSGKTYHAIQKYLSAKSGVYCGPLKLLAHEIFEKTNTAGVPCDLVTGEERVTVELDGRQAAHVACTVEMCSVTTPYEVAVIDEIQMIRDPARGWAWTRALLGLCAEEVHLCGESAAIDLVTELLYTTGEEVEVKNYKRLTPISVLDHALESLDNLRPGDCIVCFSKNDIYSVSRQIEIRGLESAVIYGSLPPGTKLAQAKKFNDPNDPCKILVATDAIGMGLNLSIRRIIFYSLIKPTINEKGEKEIEPITTSQALQIAGRAGRFSSQFKEGEVTTMNYEDLSLLKEILNRPVDPIRAAGLHPTAEQIEMFAYHLPETTLSNLIDIFVDFSQVDGQYFVCNMDDFKFSAELIQHIPLSLRVRYVFCTAPINKKQPFVCSSLLQFARQYSRNEPLTFAWLRRYIKWPLLPPKNIKDLMDLEAVHDVLDLYLWLSYRFMDMFPDASLVRNLQKELDAIIQDGVHNITKLIKISETHKLLNLEGLPPGKQSCLSGTLKSQARRTRSTKSAGSKAAVPPDPHVGEISLASRLVQQGLLTPDMLKQLEKEWLTQQTEHSKERTESGVYSKGTRRKKKEPNSD, from the exons ATGCAATCTCATTCCCTGGATGTGGACATTCACATTGTTTTGAATGACATTTGCTTCAGTGCAG CTCATGTGGatgatttatttccatttttcttgagACATGCCAAACAAATATTTCCTGTGTTGGAGTGTAAGGATGATCTACGCAAAATCAGTGACTTAAGAATACCACCTAACTG GTACCCAGAAGCCAGAGCCATACAAAGGAAGATAATATTCCATTCTGGCCCTACAAACAGTGGGAAGACTTACCATGCAATCCAGAAATACTTGTCAGCAAAGTCTGGAGTGTATTGTGGCCCTTTAAAATTACTGGCACATGAGATCTTCGAAAAGACTAATACTGCT GGTGTGCCATGTGACTTGGTGACAGGTGAAGAGAGGGTAACAGTTGAACTAGATGGAAGACAAGCTGCCCATGTTGCTTGCACTGTTGAGATGTGCAGTGTTACAACCCCTT ATGAAGTGGCCGTAATAGATGAAATTCAAATGATTAGAGACCCAGCTAGAGGATGGGCGTGGACCAGAGCACTTCTAG GACTCTGTGCtgaagaagtccatttgtgtggAGAATCTGCTGCTATTGACCTAGTCACTGAGCTTCTGTACACCactggggaggaggtggag GTTAAAAACTATAAGAGGCTTACCCCCATTTCTGTGCTGGATCATGCACTAGAATCTTTAGATAACCTTCGGCCTGGGGACTGCATTGTCTGTTTTAGCAAGAATGATATTTATTCTGTGAGTCGACAGATTGAAATTCGGGGATTGGAATCCGCTGTCATTTATGGCAGTCTCCCACCCG GGACCAAACTTGCTCaagcaaaaaaatttaatgatCCCAATGATCCATGCAAAATCCTGGTTGCTACAGATGCAATTGGCATGGGACTTAATTT gAGCATAAGGAGAATTATTTTTTACTCCCTTATAAAGCCTACTATCAATgaaaagggggagaaagaaaTAGAACCAATCACCACCTCTCAAGCCCTGCAGATTGCTGGCAGGGCTGGTCGATTCAGCTCACAGTTTAAAGAAGGAGAGGTTACAACGATGAATTATGAAGACCTCagtttattaaaagaaattttgaataGGCCTGTGGATCCTATAAGG GCAGCTGGTCTTCATCCAACTGCTGAGCAGATTGAAATGTTTGCCTACCATCTCCCTGAGACGACACTTTCTAATCTCATT GATATTTTTGTAGACTTTTCACAAGTTGATGGGCAATATTTTGTCTGCAATATGgatgattttaaattttctgcagAGTTGATCCAGCATATTCCATTAAGTCTGCGAGTGAGGTATGTGTTTTGCACAGCCCCTATCAACAAGAAGCAGCCTTTTGTCTGCTCCTCACTGTTACAG tTTGCCAGGCAGTACAGCAGGAATGAGCCCCTGACCTTTGCATGGTTACGCCGATACATCAAATGGCCTTTACTACCACCTAAGAATATTAAAGACCTAATGGATCTTGAAGCTGTCCATGATGTCTTGGATCTTTATCTGTGGCTAAG CTACCGGTTTATGGATATGTTTCCCGATGCCAGTCTTGTTCGAAACCTCCAGAAAGAACTAGATGCCATTATTCAAGATGGTGTGCACAACATCACCAAACTCATTAAAATTTCTGAGACACATAAGCTATTGAATTTGGAGGGCTTGCCACCAGGGAAGCAGTCATGTTTGTCAGGAACCTTAAAGAGCCAAGCAAGAAGGACACGCAGTACCAAAAGTGCAGGGAGTAAAGCTGCTGTGCCCCCTGACCCCCATGTTGGGGAGATATCCCTTGCTTCCAGGTTGGTGCAGCAGGGACTCCTCACTCCAGACATGCTGAAGCAGCTGGAGAAAGAATGGTTGACACAACAAACCGAACACAGCAAAGAAAGAACGGAGTCTGGGGTTTACTCAAAAGggacaagaagaaagaagaaggaaccCAATTCTGattag